One Pseudomonas entomophila genomic window carries:
- a CDS encoding thiazole synthase produces the protein MSNVRSDKPFVLAGRTFQSRLLVGTGKYRDMEETRLATEASGAEIVTVAVRRTNLGQNAGEPNLLDVLSPDKYTILPNTAGCFDAVEAVRTCRLARELLDGHKSHENRTLVKLEVLADQKTLFPNVIETLKAAEVLVKDGFDVMVYTSDDPIIARQLAEAGCIAVMPLAGLIGTGLGICNPYNLQIILEESKVPVLVDAGVGTASDATIAMEMGCEAVLMNSAIAHAQQPVLMAEAMKHAILAGRMAYLAGRMPKKLYASASSPLEGLIK, from the coding sequence ATGAGCAACGTTCGTAGCGACAAGCCTTTCGTCCTGGCCGGGCGCACTTTTCAGTCGCGCCTGCTGGTCGGCACCGGTAAATACCGTGATATGGAAGAGACCCGCCTGGCCACCGAGGCCTCGGGTGCCGAGATCGTCACCGTAGCCGTGCGCCGCACCAACCTCGGCCAGAATGCGGGCGAGCCGAACCTGCTCGACGTGTTGTCGCCCGACAAGTACACCATCCTGCCGAACACAGCAGGCTGTTTCGACGCAGTCGAAGCGGTACGTACTTGCCGCCTGGCCCGTGAACTGCTCGATGGCCACAAGTCCCACGAGAACCGTACGCTGGTGAAGCTGGAAGTGCTGGCCGACCAGAAAACCCTGTTCCCCAATGTGATCGAAACCCTCAAGGCCGCCGAAGTGCTGGTAAAGGACGGTTTCGACGTGATGGTCTACACCAGCGATGACCCGATCATCGCCCGCCAGCTGGCCGAAGCCGGCTGCATCGCCGTCATGCCGCTGGCCGGCCTGATCGGCACCGGCCTGGGAATCTGCAACCCCTACAACCTGCAGATCATCCTGGAAGAGTCCAAGGTGCCAGTGCTGGTCGATGCCGGCGTGGGTACCGCCTCCGATGCCACCATCGCCATGGAGATGGGCTGCGAGGCCGTGCTGATGAACTCGGCCATCGCCCACGCGCAACAACCGGTGCTGATGGCTGAAGCCATGAAGCACGCGATCCTTGCCGGCCGCATGGCGTACCTCGCCGGGCGCATGCCGAAGAAACTCTATGCCAGCGCGTCCTCGCCGCTGGAAGGTCTGATCAAGTAA
- the ftsX gene encoding permease-like cell division protein FtsX: MSSTRTPKVSERVAPKAADPQPAKKKRGDHDDDGPDFRTLLHAWLESHRASLADSLRRLGKQPIGSFFTCLVMAVALSMPMGLSLLLKNVEKLGGSWQRAAQISLYLKLDASSRDGEALRDEIKGMPGVAEAQYVSREQALEEFQQQSGLGEALRELPDNPLPGVVVVTPTEVDKPALEALRQRLSELPRVEAAQLDLVWVERLAAILKLGDRFVFGLAVMLISALLLVIGNTIRLHIENRRVEIEVIKLVGGTDSYVRRPFLYMGALYGLGAGVLAWGILAFGLNWLNDAVVGLSGLYGSDFALGGVPASDGLSLLIGAVLLGYIGAWIAVARHLNELAPR, encoded by the coding sequence ATGAGCAGCACACGTACACCAAAGGTTTCCGAGCGCGTCGCGCCCAAGGCCGCCGACCCGCAACCGGCGAAGAAAAAGCGCGGCGATCACGACGACGATGGCCCGGACTTCCGCACCCTGCTGCACGCCTGGCTGGAAAGCCACCGCGCCAGCCTGGCCGACAGCCTGCGGCGCCTGGGCAAGCAGCCGATCGGCAGCTTCTTCACCTGCCTGGTGATGGCGGTGGCGCTGAGCATGCCCATGGGCCTCTCGCTGCTGCTCAAGAACGTCGAGAAGCTTGGCGGTTCATGGCAGCGTGCGGCGCAGATTTCGCTCTACCTCAAGCTTGACGCCAGCAGCCGCGACGGTGAGGCGCTGCGCGACGAGATCAAAGGCATGCCAGGTGTCGCCGAGGCCCAGTACGTCAGCCGCGAACAGGCACTGGAAGAGTTCCAGCAGCAGTCGGGGCTGGGCGAAGCGCTGCGCGAGCTGCCGGACAACCCGCTGCCCGGGGTGGTGGTGGTGACCCCGACCGAAGTCGACAAGCCCGCCCTGGAAGCCCTTCGCCAGCGCTTGTCCGAGCTGCCTCGCGTGGAAGCGGCACAGCTGGATCTGGTGTGGGTGGAGCGCCTGGCGGCCATCCTCAAGCTGGGCGACCGCTTTGTATTCGGCTTGGCGGTGATGCTGATTTCTGCCTTGCTGTTAGTAATCGGTAACACAATTCGTCTACATATTGAAAACCGTCGGGTGGAGATCGAAGTGATCAAGCTCGTCGGTGGCACCGACAGCTACGTGCGCCGGCCTTTCCTCTACATGGGCGCCCTGTATGGCCTGGGCGCGGGCGTGCTGGCCTGGGGCATCCTGGCGTTCGGCCTGAACTGGCTCAACGACGCGGTGGTCGGGCTTTCCGGCCTGTACGGCAGTGATTTCGCCTTGGGTGGCGTGCCGGCCTCGGATGGTCTTTCACTCTTGATCGGGGCGGTGCTGTTGGGGTATATCGGTGCATGGATCGCCGTCGCTCGTCACTTGAACGAGCTGGCACCGCGATAA
- a CDS encoding DUF3392 family protein: MDLVLDLLSTVSRWSRSNLSEISLALVGCLLVLFGTDIKGWVEGRLGGLAGALRVPFMALLVMIGSGAALIYATPWIVKGLGQFNNYALAPVLLVVLVLIGVVADRRG; this comes from the coding sequence ATGGACCTGGTACTTGACCTGCTCTCGACCGTTTCCCGCTGGAGCCGCAGCAACCTGTCGGAGATCTCGCTGGCCCTGGTGGGCTGCCTGCTGGTGCTGTTCGGCACCGATATCAAGGGCTGGGTGGAAGGGCGCCTGGGCGGCTTGGCCGGCGCCCTGCGCGTGCCGTTCATGGCCCTGCTGGTGATGATCGGCAGCGGCGCGGCGCTGATCTATGCAACGCCGTGGATCGTGAAGGGGCTGGGGCAGTTCAACAACTATGCGCTGGCGCCGGTGCTGCTGGTGGTGCTGGTGTTGATTGGCGTGGTGGCTGATCGGCGGGGATGA
- a CDS encoding M16 family metallopeptidase: MNALARRAAGLLLGTLCLPLVAFAADVQPTHEFILDNGLKVVVREDHRAPVVVSQIWYKVGSSYETPGQTGLSHALEHMMFKGSAKVGPGEASRILRDIGAEENAFTSDDYTAYYQELARDRLPVAFELEADRLASLRLPADEFSREIEVIKEERRLRTDDQPNAKAFELFRAMAYPASGYHTPTIGWMADLERMKVEELRHWYESWYAPNNATLVVVGDVTPDEVKSLAQKYFGPIPKRAVPPSKLPLELAEPGQRQLTLHVRTQLPSLIYGFNVPALATAKDPRSVNALRLISALLDGGYSARMPARLERGQELVAGASSSYNAFTRGDSLFLISATPNVQKHKTLADVENGVWQLLDELKSTPPSAEELERVRAQVIAGLVYDRDSISSQATTIGQLETVGLSWKLIDSELDDLKRVTPQDIQAAARTYFTRERLSVAHVLPEESAHE; the protein is encoded by the coding sequence ATGAATGCTCTAGCCCGCCGCGCCGCTGGCCTGTTGCTCGGCACGCTGTGCCTGCCGCTGGTGGCCTTCGCCGCCGATGTGCAACCCACTCACGAATTCATCCTCGACAACGGCCTGAAGGTCGTCGTGCGCGAGGACCACCGCGCGCCGGTGGTGGTTTCGCAGATCTGGTACAAGGTTGGCTCCAGCTACGAGACGCCGGGCCAGACCGGCCTTTCGCATGCCCTGGAGCACATGATGTTCAAGGGCAGCGCCAAGGTTGGCCCCGGCGAAGCCTCGCGCATCCTGCGCGACATCGGCGCCGAGGAAAACGCCTTCACCAGCGACGATTACACCGCCTACTACCAAGAGCTGGCCCGCGACCGCCTGCCAGTGGCCTTCGAGCTGGAGGCCGACCGCCTGGCCAGCCTGCGCCTGCCGGCCGACGAGTTCAGCCGCGAGATCGAGGTGATCAAGGAGGAGCGCCGCCTGCGCACCGACGACCAGCCCAACGCGAAAGCCTTCGAGCTGTTCCGCGCCATGGCCTACCCTGCCAGCGGCTACCACACCCCGACCATCGGCTGGATGGCCGACCTCGAACGCATGAAGGTCGAGGAGCTGCGCCACTGGTACGAATCCTGGTATGCGCCGAACAACGCCACCCTGGTGGTGGTCGGCGACGTCACCCCTGACGAAGTGAAGAGCCTCGCGCAGAAGTACTTCGGCCCGATCCCCAAGCGCGCCGTGCCGCCGAGCAAGCTGCCGCTGGAGCTGGCCGAGCCGGGCCAGCGCCAGCTGACCCTGCATGTGCGCACGCAACTGCCCAGCCTGATCTACGGGTTCAATGTACCCGCCCTGGCCACGGCCAAGGACCCGCGCAGCGTCAACGCCCTGCGTCTGATCTCGGCCCTGCTCGATGGCGGCTACAGCGCGCGCATGCCGGCGCGCCTGGAGCGTGGCCAGGAGCTGGTGGCCGGCGCCTCGTCCAGTTACAACGCCTTCACCCGGGGCGACAGCCTGTTCCTGATCTCGGCCACCCCCAATGTGCAAAAGCACAAGACCCTCGCCGACGTCGAGAACGGCGTCTGGCAACTGCTCGACGAACTCAAGAGCACCCCACCCAGCGCCGAAGAACTGGAGCGCGTGCGCGCCCAGGTGATCGCCGGCCTGGTCTACGACCGCGACTCCATCAGCAGCCAAGCCACCACCATCGGCCAGCTGGAAACCGTCGGCCTGTCCTGGAAACTGATCGACAGCGAACTCGACGACCTCAAGCGCGTGACGCCGCAGGACATCCAGGCCGCCGCCCGCACCTACTTCACCCGCGAACGCCTGAGCGTTGCCCATGTACTGCCCGAGGAGTCCGCTCATGAGTGA
- a CDS encoding DUF423 domain-containing protein translates to MLRSFLMLAAFFGFTGVALGAFAAHGLKNRLSADYLAIFHTGVTYQLVHALAILGVAVLSVHLPGRLVGWAGGLFALGILLFSGSLYVLTLSGLGKLGMITPLGGLCFLAGWLCLGLAAWRLG, encoded by the coding sequence ATGCTTCGCAGCTTCCTGATGCTTGCTGCTTTCTTCGGTTTTACCGGTGTCGCCCTCGGCGCCTTCGCCGCCCATGGCCTGAAGAACCGCCTCAGCGCCGACTACCTGGCGATCTTCCATACTGGCGTCACCTACCAGCTGGTGCATGCCCTGGCGATCCTCGGCGTGGCGGTGTTGTCGGTGCACTTGCCGGGGCGCCTGGTCGGCTGGGCCGGTGGTCTGTTCGCGCTGGGTATCCTGCTGTTCTCCGGTAGCCTCTATGTGCTGACCCTGAGCGGCCTGGGCAAGCTCGGCATGATCACCCCGCTGGGTGGCCTGTGCTTCCTCGCCGGCTGGCTGTGCCTGGGGCTGGCCGCCTGGCGCCTGGGCTGA
- the mtgA gene encoding monofunctional biosynthetic peptidoglycan transglycosylase, whose amino-acid sequence MLSSFLRRLSRALLWFAAGSIAVVLVLRWVPPPGTALMVERKVQSWINGEPIDLQRDWTPWEDISDELKVAVIAGEDQKFANHWGFDIPAIQAALAYNERGGKVRGASTLTQQVAKNMFLWSGRSWLRKGLEAWFTALIELFWSKERILEVYLNSAEWGKGVFGAQAAARYHFGVDASRLTRQQAAQLAAVLPSPIKWSASKPSAYVASRAGWIRRQMSQLGGPSYLMQLDASRKL is encoded by the coding sequence ATGCTGTCATCCTTCCTCCGCCGACTTTCCCGCGCCCTGCTCTGGTTCGCTGCTGGCAGCATTGCCGTGGTCCTGGTACTGCGCTGGGTGCCGCCGCCCGGCACGGCGCTGATGGTCGAGCGCAAGGTGCAATCATGGATCAACGGCGAGCCGATCGACCTGCAGCGTGACTGGACACCATGGGAGGACATCTCCGATGAGTTGAAGGTGGCGGTGATCGCCGGTGAGGACCAGAAGTTCGCCAACCACTGGGGCTTCGACATTCCGGCGATCCAGGCAGCCCTGGCCTACAACGAGCGTGGCGGCAAGGTCCGTGGTGCCAGCACACTGACCCAGCAAGTGGCCAAGAATATGTTTCTGTGGTCCGGGCGCAGCTGGCTGCGTAAAGGGCTGGAAGCCTGGTTCACCGCGCTGATCGAGCTGTTCTGGTCGAAAGAGCGAATTCTCGAGGTGTATCTGAACAGCGCCGAGTGGGGCAAGGGCGTGTTTGGCGCCCAAGCCGCGGCGCGCTATCACTTTGGGGTCGATGCCAGCCGCCTGACGCGACAACAAGCCGCGCAGCTCGCCGCGGTGTTGCCGAGCCCGATCAAGTGGAGTGCCAGCAAGCCGAGCGCCTACGTGGCCAGCCGGGCGGGGTGGATTCGTCGGCAGATGAGCCAGTTGGGTGGGCCGAGCTACCTGATGCAGCTGGATGCTTCGCGCAAGCTTTGA
- the rpoH gene encoding RNA polymerase sigma factor RpoH, with product MTTSLQPAYALVPGANLEAYVHTVNSIPLLTPEQERDLGERLYYEQDLEAARQMVMAHLRFVVHIARSYAGYGLAQADLIQEGNVGLMKAVKRFNPEMGVRLVSFAVHWIKAEIHEFILRNWRIVKVATTKAQRKLFFNLRSQKKRLAWLNNDEVHRVAESLGVEPREVREMESRLSGQDMAFDPAAEADDDSAFQSPAHYLEDHRYDPALQLEDADWSDNSSSNLHEALQGLDDRSRDILYQRWLAEEKATLHELAEKYSVSAERIRQLEKNAMNKVKALITI from the coding sequence ATGACCACATCGTTGCAACCTGCCTATGCCCTGGTTCCCGGTGCAAACCTGGAAGCCTACGTGCACACGGTGAACAGCATTCCCTTGCTGACACCGGAGCAGGAGCGTGATCTGGGCGAGCGTCTCTACTATGAGCAGGATCTCGAGGCCGCTCGTCAAATGGTGATGGCCCACCTGCGTTTCGTTGTACACATCGCACGTAGCTATGCTGGCTACGGGTTGGCCCAGGCCGACCTGATCCAGGAAGGCAACGTCGGCCTGATGAAGGCGGTAAAGCGCTTCAACCCGGAAATGGGCGTGCGCCTGGTATCCTTTGCGGTGCACTGGATCAAGGCCGAGATCCACGAGTTCATCCTGCGCAACTGGCGCATCGTCAAGGTGGCGACCACCAAGGCCCAGCGCAAGCTGTTCTTCAACCTGCGCAGCCAGAAGAAACGCCTGGCCTGGTTGAACAACGACGAAGTGCATCGCGTGGCCGAAAGCCTCGGCGTCGAGCCCCGTGAAGTGCGTGAGATGGAAAGCCGCCTGAGCGGCCAGGACATGGCCTTCGACCCGGCGGCAGAAGCCGATGACGACAGCGCCTTCCAGTCGCCTGCGCATTACCTGGAAGACCACCGTTACGACCCGGCCCTGCAGCTCGAGGACGCCGACTGGAGCGACAACTCCAGCAGCAACCTGCACGAAGCCCTGCAAGGCCTGGACGACCGCAGCCGCGACATCCTCTACCAGCGCTGGTTGGCCGAGGAAAAAGCCACGCTGCATGAGTTGGCGGAGAAATACAGCGTTTCGGCCGAGCGGATTCGTCAGCTCGAGAAGAACGCGATGAACAAGGTCAAGGCGCTGATTACCATCTGA
- the trmB gene encoding tRNA (guanosine(46)-N7)-methyltransferase TrmB: protein MTESQETPITEDGEARPHRRIKSFVMRAGRMTEGQQRGLEQGGPLFILPLADSPVDYDQVFGRSAPRTLEIGFGMGHSLLEMAAASPELDFIGVEVHRPGVGALLNGVLTQGLKNLRVYDCDAIEVLNRCVADNSLDRLMLFFPDPWHKARHHKRRIVQPEFAELVRRKLKVGGVFHMATDWEPYAEHMLDVMKVAPGYRNQAADGAYVPRPEERPITKFERRGERLGHGVWDLKFEKVD from the coding sequence ATGACTGAATCGCAAGAAACGCCGATCACCGAAGACGGCGAAGCCCGCCCGCACCGCCGCATCAAGAGTTTCGTGATGCGCGCCGGGCGCATGACCGAAGGCCAGCAACGTGGTCTGGAGCAGGGCGGCCCACTGTTCATCCTGCCGCTGGCCGACAGCCCGGTGGACTACGACCAGGTGTTCGGCCGTTCGGCGCCGCGTACCCTGGAGATCGGCTTCGGCATGGGCCACTCGTTGCTGGAGATGGCTGCCGCCTCGCCGGAGCTGGACTTCATCGGTGTAGAAGTGCACCGTCCGGGTGTGGGCGCGCTGCTCAACGGCGTGCTCACTCAGGGCCTGAAGAACCTGCGGGTCTACGACTGCGACGCCATCGAAGTGCTCAACCGCTGCGTGGCCGACAACAGCCTCGACCGGCTGATGCTGTTCTTCCCGGATCCGTGGCACAAGGCGCGTCATCACAAGCGCCGTATCGTCCAGCCGGAGTTCGCCGAGCTGGTGCGCCGCAAGCTGAAGGTGGGCGGCGTGTTCCATATGGCCACCGACTGGGAGCCCTATGCCGAGCACATGCTGGATGTGATGAAGGTGGCACCGGGTTATCGCAACCAGGCGGCCGATGGCGCTTATGTGCCGCGCCCGGAAGAGCGTCCGATCACCAAGTTCGAGCGCCGTGGCGAGCGCCTTGGGCATGGGGTGTGGGACTTGAAGTTCGAGAAGGTGGACTGA
- the ftsY gene encoding signal recognition particle-docking protein FtsY produces MFGSNDDKKAPAAAGEKKGLFSWFRKKPEQPVAEQPQAPQPPVEAPLEQPPVEQPAPVAEAPQPAPVIAPVEPEPAVAPEVAQPVPVAEVPQPAPVIAPVTPEPAVPQAPQPVEQVEASRPEPVHVAFDPAPVPQPPAPVSNLVLPVAEEPVALVPDLEPKAPPAIPERPAPEVPEVVVREPAPAFVVPVVEPEPVAPVASTAVAAEPAKPGFFARLKQGLSKTSASIGEGMASLFLGKKVIDDDLLDEIETRLLTADVGVEATSTIVQNLTQKVARKQLADADALYKSLQEELAALLRPVEQPLKIEAQTKPYVILVVGVNGAGKTTTIGKLAKKLQLEGKKVMLAAGDTFRAAAVEQLQVWGERNQIPVIAQHTGADSASVIFDAVQAAKARGVDVLIADTAGRLHTKDNLMEELKKVRRVIGKLDADAPHEVLLVLDAGTGQNAISQAKYFNQSVELTGLALTKLDGTAKGGVIFALAKQFNIPIRFIGVGEGIDDLRTFEAEPFVKALFAEREPT; encoded by the coding sequence ATGTTTGGTTCCAACGACGACAAAAAAGCGCCGGCCGCGGCTGGCGAGAAAAAAGGCCTGTTCAGCTGGTTCCGCAAGAAGCCGGAGCAACCTGTCGCCGAACAGCCGCAAGCCCCACAACCGCCGGTCGAGGCACCGCTCGAGCAGCCACCCGTTGAGCAGCCTGCTCCGGTGGCCGAGGCGCCCCAGCCGGCACCGGTAATCGCGCCGGTCGAGCCTGAGCCTGCCGTCGCCCCTGAGGTGGCGCAACCCGTTCCGGTGGCCGAGGTGCCCCAACCGGCACCGGTAATCGCGCCGGTCACGCCTGAGCCTGCTGTTCCTCAGGCACCGCAGCCTGTTGAGCAGGTCGAAGCATCCCGGCCCGAGCCGGTGCACGTTGCATTCGATCCGGCTCCGGTGCCACAGCCCCCTGCGCCAGTGAGCAACCTGGTGTTGCCGGTCGCCGAGGAGCCGGTTGCGTTGGTGCCTGATCTCGAACCCAAGGCTCCGCCTGCCATCCCTGAGCGCCCGGCCCCCGAGGTGCCTGAGGTGGTGGTTCGCGAACCTGCCCCCGCATTTGTCGTTCCTGTGGTCGAGCCCGAGCCGGTCGCGCCTGTCGCTTCCACTGCGGTTGCCGCAGAGCCCGCCAAACCAGGCTTCTTCGCCCGCCTCAAGCAGGGCCTGTCGAAGACCAGCGCCAGCATCGGCGAAGGCATGGCCAGCCTGTTCCTGGGCAAGAAGGTCATCGACGACGACCTGCTCGATGAAATCGAAACCCGCCTGCTGACCGCCGATGTCGGCGTCGAGGCCACCTCGACCATCGTCCAGAACCTGACGCAGAAGGTCGCCCGCAAGCAGCTGGCCGACGCCGATGCCCTGTACAAGTCGCTGCAGGAAGAACTGGCCGCCCTGCTGCGCCCGGTCGAGCAGCCGCTGAAGATCGAAGCGCAGACCAAGCCCTACGTGATCCTGGTCGTGGGCGTGAACGGCGCCGGCAAGACCACCACCATCGGCAAGCTGGCGAAAAAGCTCCAGCTCGAAGGCAAGAAGGTCATGCTCGCCGCCGGCGACACCTTCCGCGCCGCAGCGGTCGAGCAGTTGCAGGTGTGGGGCGAGCGCAACCAGATCCCGGTGATCGCCCAGCACACCGGCGCCGACTCGGCCTCGGTCATCTTCGACGCCGTGCAGGCCGCCAAGGCCCGTGGCGTCGATGTGCTGATCGCCGATACCGCGGGTCGCCTGCACACCAAGGACAACCTGATGGAAGAGCTGAAGAAGGTCCGTCGGGTGATCGGCAAGCTCGACGCCGACGCGCCCCACGAGGTGCTGCTGGTGCTCGACGCCGGCACCGGCCAGAACGCCATCAGCCAGGCCAAGTACTTCAACCAGAGCGTCGAACTGACTGGCCTGGCCCTGACCAAGCTCGACGGCACCGCCAAGGGCGGCGTCATCTTCGCCCTGGCCAAGCAGTTCAACATTCCGATCCGCTTCATCGGTGTGGGCGAGGGTATCGATGACCTGCGCACCTTCGAGGCCGAACCTTTCGTCAAGGCGCTGTTCGCCGAGCGGGAACCGACATGA
- a CDS encoding M16 family metallopeptidase, with protein sequence MSDRSAPRYTLFGLAIIVLVVVIALLLARPAQSDNTAKPTAARPTNALQSLAELDGKAPSRRQLNIQNWTTAEGARVLFVEARELPMFDLRVTFAAGSSQDGGTPGLAALTNAMLNEGVAGKDVTAIAQGFEGLGADFGNGSYRDMAVASLRSLSAVDKREPALKLFTEVAGKPTFPEDALKRIKNQILAGFEYEKQNPGKLAGKALFANLYGNHPYAHPSDGTAETITGITLEQLREFHKKAYSAGNAVIALVGDLDRGEAEAIAAQVSAGLPKGPALAKPEQPNAPKPGVTHIDFPSKQTHLMLAELGIDRNDPDWPALSLGNQILGGGAFGTRLMSEVREKRGLTYGVYSVFSPMQVRGPFMINLQTRAELSEGTLKLVQDILADYLKNGPTQQELDDAKRELAGSFPLSNASNASIVGQLGAIGFYNLPLSWLEDFMQQSQALTVEQVKAAMAKHLAADQLVIVTAGPTVPQKPLPAPTDKPAEQPLGVPEH encoded by the coding sequence ATGAGTGATCGCAGCGCACCGCGCTACACCCTGTTCGGCCTGGCAATCATCGTGCTGGTGGTGGTCATCGCCCTGCTGCTGGCGCGCCCGGCCCAATCAGACAACACTGCCAAGCCCACCGCCGCCCGCCCGACCAATGCGTTGCAGTCGCTGGCCGAGCTGGACGGCAAGGCCCCGAGCCGCCGCCAGTTGAACATCCAGAACTGGACCACTGCTGAAGGCGCCCGGGTACTGTTCGTCGAGGCCCGCGAACTGCCAATGTTCGACCTGCGCGTCACCTTCGCCGCCGGCAGCAGCCAGGACGGTGGCACCCCCGGCCTGGCCGCACTGACCAATGCCATGCTCAACGAGGGTGTGGCCGGCAAGGACGTGACCGCGATCGCCCAAGGCTTCGAAGGCCTGGGCGCGGACTTCGGTAACGGCTCCTACCGTGACATGGCCGTGGCCTCGCTGCGCAGCTTGAGCGCCGTGGACAAACGTGAGCCGGCACTGAAGCTGTTCACCGAGGTGGCCGGCAAGCCGACCTTCCCCGAGGACGCCCTCAAGCGCATCAAGAACCAGATACTTGCCGGTTTCGAGTACGAGAAACAGAACCCCGGCAAGCTCGCGGGCAAGGCGCTGTTCGCCAACCTCTACGGCAACCACCCCTACGCCCACCCCAGCGACGGCACTGCCGAGACCATCACCGGCATCACCCTGGAGCAGCTGCGCGAATTCCACAAGAAGGCCTACAGCGCCGGCAACGCGGTGATCGCCCTGGTCGGCGATCTCGACCGCGGCGAAGCCGAAGCCATCGCCGCCCAGGTGTCCGCAGGCCTGCCCAAGGGGCCGGCCCTGGCCAAGCCTGAGCAACCGAACGCACCCAAGCCGGGCGTGACCCACATCGACTTCCCGTCCAAGCAGACCCACCTGATGCTGGCCGAACTCGGCATCGACCGTAACGACCCGGACTGGCCCGCCCTGTCGCTGGGCAACCAGATCCTCGGCGGTGGCGCGTTTGGCACCCGCCTGATGAGCGAAGTCCGCGAGAAGCGCGGCCTCACCTATGGCGTGTACTCGGTGTTCAGCCCGATGCAGGTGCGCGGCCCGTTCATGATCAACCTGCAAACCCGCGCCGAGCTTAGCGAAGGTACGCTCAAGCTGGTTCAGGACATCCTCGCCGACTACCTGAAAAATGGCCCGACCCAGCAGGAGCTGGACGACGCCAAGCGTGAACTGGCCGGCAGCTTCCCGCTGTCCAACGCCAGCAACGCGAGCATCGTCGGCCAACTGGGCGCGATCGGTTTCTACAACCTTCCGCTGAGCTGGCTGGAAGACTTCATGCAGCAGTCCCAGGCGTTGACCGTCGAGCAGGTCAAGGCCGCCATGGCCAAGCACCTGGCCGCCGACCAACTGGTGATCGTCACCGCTGGCCCTACCGTGCCACAGAAGCCCCTGCCGGCCCCCACTGACAAACCCGCCGAGCAGCCGCTCGGCGTACCGGAGCATTAA
- the thiS gene encoding sulfur carrier protein ThiS, producing the protein MRIQLNGEPYDLPEGESVAALLGRLELAGRRVAVELNLDIVPRSQHESTLLADGDQVEVVHAIGGG; encoded by the coding sequence ATGCGCATTCAACTGAACGGTGAACCTTACGACCTGCCCGAGGGCGAGAGCGTCGCGGCGCTGCTGGGCCGGCTGGAACTGGCCGGCCGCCGGGTGGCGGTGGAACTGAACCTGGACATCGTGCCGCGCAGCCAGCACGAGAGCACGCTGCTCGCTGATGGCGACCAGGTCGAAGTGGTCCATGCCATTGGCGGTGGTTGA
- the ftsE gene encoding cell division ATP-binding protein FtsE: MIRFEQVAKRYPNGHVGLHELSFRARRGEFLFVTGHSGAGKSTLLRLLLAMERPTSGKLLLAGQDLGQISNAQIPFLRRQIGVVFQNHQLLFDRTVFNNIALPLQILGLSKAEIAKRVDSALERVSLSDKGELFPADLSTGQQQRVGIARAIVHQPALLLADEPTGNLDPRLAAEIMGVFEDINRLGTTVLIASHDLALIARMRHRMLTLQRGRLIGDGEAGQ; the protein is encoded by the coding sequence ATGATCCGATTCGAACAGGTTGCCAAGCGCTACCCCAACGGCCACGTCGGCCTGCACGAGCTGAGCTTCCGGGCGCGCCGTGGCGAGTTCCTGTTCGTCACCGGCCACTCCGGCGCCGGCAAGAGCACCCTGCTGCGCCTGCTGCTGGCGATGGAGCGCCCGACCAGCGGCAAGTTGCTGCTGGCCGGGCAGGACCTGGGTCAGATCAGCAACGCGCAGATCCCGTTCCTGCGCCGGCAGATCGGCGTGGTGTTCCAGAACCACCAGTTGCTGTTCGACCGCACCGTGTTCAACAACATCGCCCTGCCGCTGCAGATCCTCGGGCTGTCCAAGGCCGAGATCGCCAAGCGCGTGGACTCGGCGCTGGAGCGCGTGTCGCTGAGTGACAAGGGCGAGCTGTTCCCGGCCGACCTGTCCACCGGCCAGCAACAGCGGGTCGGCATCGCCCGCGCCATCGTTCACCAGCCGGCCTTGCTGCTGGCGGACGAGCCCACCGGTAACCTCGACCCGCGCCTGGCCGCCGAGATCATGGGCGTGTTCGAGGATATCAACCGCCTCGGCACCACGGTATTGATCGCCAGCCACGACCTGGCGCTGATCGCGCGCATGCGCCACCGCATGCTGACGCTGCAACGCGGCCGCTTGATCGGCGATGGGGAGGCCGGGCAATGA